From one Pseudopipra pipra isolate bDixPip1 chromosome 2, bDixPip1.hap1, whole genome shotgun sequence genomic stretch:
- the NECAP1 gene encoding adaptin ear-binding coat-associated protein 1 translates to MAAAELEYESVLCVKPDVNVYRIPPRTSNRGYRASDWKLDHPDWTGRLRVTSKGKTAYIKLEDKVSGELFAQAPIDQYPGIAVETVADSSRYFVIRIQDGTGRSAFIGIGFTDRGDAFDFNVSLQDHFKWVKQETEISKESQEADTRPKLDLGFKEGQTIKLNIGNMTTKKGGAAKPRASGSGGLSLLPPPPGGKIAVPPIPPPSSTAIANHVTPPPVQKSSNVSGADILLDLDAPASASKAPVPATTDLWGDFSTASSAVPNQAPQQSNWVQF, encoded by the exons ATGGCGGCGGCCGAGTTGGAGTACGAGTCCGTTCTCTGCGTGAAGCCCGATGTCAACGTTTACCGCATCCCGCCTCGCACCTCCAACCGCGGATACAG GGCATCTGACTGGAAGCTGGACCATCCAGACTGGACAGGACGGCTTCGTGTCACCTCCAAAGGCAAAACTGCTTACATAAAACTGGAGGATAAGGTTTCAG GAGAACTCTTTGCCCAGGCTCCCATAGATCAGTACCCTGGCATTGCAGTAGAGACTGTGGCAGATTCCAGCCGCTACTTCGTCATTCGAATTCAGGATGGGACTG GACGAAGTGCTTTTATAGGCATTGGCTTCACGGATCGTGGTGATGCCTTTGACTTCAACGTCTCTTTGCAGGATCACTTCAA GTGGGTGAAGCAGGAGACTGAGATCTCCAAGGAGTCCCAGGAAGCTGACACACGTCCCAAATTAGATTTAGGATTTAAGGAAGGGCAGACTATCAAACTAAACATTGGG aaCATGACAACAAAGAAAGGAGGAGCAGCCAAGCCCCGTGCGTCTGGATCAGGTGGCCTAAGCCTGCTGCCACCCCCACCAGGAGGCAAAATTGCAGTCCCTCCtattcctcctccttcttccacAGCCATTGCCAACCACGTCACACCACCCCCTGTGCAGAAATCCAGTAATGTGAGCGGTGCAG ATATTCTCTTAGACTTAGATGCTCCTGCATCTGCATCCAAGGCACCAGTACCAGCTACCACAGACCTCTGGGGAGACTTCAGCACTGCATCCAG CGCTGTTCCCAATCAGGCTCCTCAGCAGTCCAACTGGGTCCAGTTCTGA